Proteins encoded in a region of the Streptomyces sp. NBC_00258 genome:
- a CDS encoding recombinase family protein encodes MTPQRAVLLLRISYRRAIEDADPQVEEAKVKYKELSKGIGRQEEDARALADRLGWKVIGVIPEDDTSAFKRRRIKLPDGSTALRTVRPGFREALEGLADGTYDGLIADDLDRVARDPRDLEDLIDVVESGRPRIPVTSVTGSLRLDDDAGVTMARVMVAVANKSSRDTARRVTRKHEELAAEGKPPGGGYRGYGFTAAGHEPIKAETDIIREITARILGDWDGWTDEQLEKVDPEVGESLNSIAADLRRRKVPTVTGAAWSDRSVRSIASKPSVAGLREYRGEIVGKAVWDPIVPEERWEQVRARLTARHRSVDLTLQRWLTGVLRCSRCSHMLHGWSGNNGKRYWCPPSLGGCGKTAVKAVFAEDEVERQILELLGQPKVLQQLRTVADTEVTDEARAELAEDEQQLKLMAGMFARREITFPEFQEGRRIIERRIKESRALLTSRAPRVLRRLLAGDDVAAGWSELSPVDRREVVLSLVPGYDVLPHDRSKGNKFDPGRLVPFEA; translated from the coding sequence ATGACTCCACAACGGGCCGTGCTCCTCCTCCGGATCAGTTATCGGCGTGCCATCGAGGACGCCGATCCGCAGGTGGAAGAGGCGAAGGTCAAGTACAAGGAGCTGTCCAAGGGCATCGGCCGCCAAGAGGAAGACGCCCGTGCCCTCGCCGACCGGCTCGGCTGGAAGGTCATTGGCGTGATCCCGGAGGACGACACCAGCGCCTTCAAACGGCGGCGGATCAAGCTCCCCGACGGGTCGACCGCGCTCCGTACCGTGCGCCCCGGATTCCGCGAGGCCCTGGAAGGACTTGCGGACGGTACGTACGACGGGCTGATCGCGGACGACTTGGACCGTGTGGCCCGCGACCCGCGCGACCTTGAAGACCTGATCGACGTGGTGGAGTCCGGCCGCCCGCGCATCCCCGTCACCTCCGTCACGGGCTCGCTGCGCCTGGACGACGACGCCGGAGTGACCATGGCGCGGGTCATGGTCGCGGTCGCCAACAAGTCCTCCCGGGACACAGCACGGCGCGTCACCCGCAAGCACGAGGAGTTGGCCGCCGAGGGCAAGCCGCCCGGGGGCGGGTACCGCGGGTACGGGTTCACCGCGGCCGGGCACGAGCCGATCAAAGCCGAGACCGACATCATCCGCGAGATCACCGCGCGCATCCTGGGGGACTGGGACGGCTGGACCGACGAGCAGTTGGAGAAGGTCGACCCCGAGGTGGGGGAGTCCCTCAACTCGATCGCCGCAGACCTCCGCCGGCGGAAGGTGCCCACGGTGACGGGCGCGGCCTGGTCTGACCGCTCCGTGCGCTCCATCGCCTCCAAGCCGTCCGTGGCCGGACTGCGCGAGTACCGAGGCGAGATCGTCGGGAAAGCCGTGTGGGACCCGATCGTTCCGGAGGAGCGGTGGGAGCAGGTACGGGCCCGGCTCACGGCCCGGCACCGGTCGGTCGACCTGACCCTCCAGCGCTGGCTTACCGGGGTGCTGCGCTGCTCGCGGTGCTCCCACATGCTGCACGGCTGGTCGGGCAACAACGGCAAGCGCTACTGGTGCCCACCGTCCCTGGGAGGCTGCGGGAAGACCGCGGTGAAGGCCGTGTTCGCCGAGGACGAGGTCGAGCGGCAGATCCTCGAACTCCTCGGCCAGCCGAAGGTGTTGCAGCAGCTGCGGACGGTCGCCGATACGGAGGTCACGGACGAGGCCCGCGCCGAGCTGGCCGAGGACGAGCAGCAGTTGAAGCTGATGGCCGGCATGTTCGCGCGGCGGGAGATCACGTTCCCCGAGTTCCAGGAGGGGCGCCGGATTATCGAGCGCCGGATCAAGGAATCACGGGCGTTGCTGACGTCGCGGGCGCCTCGGGTGCTGCGCCGTCTGCTGGCCGGTGACGATGTGGCCGCGGGTTGGTCGGAGTTGTCGCCGGTCGACCGGCGGGAGGTGGTGCTGTCGCTGGTCCCGGGGTACGACGTGCTGCCGCATGACCGGTCCAAGGGCAACAAGTTCGACCCCGGGCGCCTGGTGCCGTTCGAGGCGTGA
- a CDS encoding helix-turn-helix transcriptional regulator codes for MTVTVAERIRSRLHIRRELPEPEECRALRIASGLTQEELAVAIGVTRQAVTQWETGARSPRGRLLDAYAEAIATLRESA; via the coding sequence ATGACAGTCACAGTCGCTGAGCGAATTCGCTCTCGCCTGCACATTCGCCGGGAATTGCCCGAGCCGGAGGAATGCCGAGCACTGCGAATTGCCTCCGGTTTGACCCAGGAGGAATTGGCCGTAGCAATTGGCGTCACCCGGCAGGCCGTCACCCAGTGGGAGACAGGCGCGCGGTCGCCTCGGGGTCGTCTTCTGGACGCCTACGCCGAGGCCATCGCAACGCTCCGGGAGTCGGCGTGA